A window of Motilibacter rhizosphaerae genomic DNA:
CACCTCGCCCGGAGGCGCGACGACGAGCAGCAGGTCGGAGGTGTGGTCGAGCAGCACGCTGAGCAGCACCTCGTCGGGGACCGCGACGGTGCGGTCCAGCTGCTGACTGCTCACCCCGCTCTCATCGGCAGGGGGCGGCCGCAGCCGTACTCCGCGGGACGCGCGTCCCGCGAACGGCTCAGCGCGGCTACGCCAGGGCCTTCTCCAGGTCGGCGAGCAGGTCGTCCGCGGTCTCGATGCCGACGCTGAGCCGGACGAGGTCGGAGGGCACCTCGAGGGGGCTGCCTGCGGCCGATGCGTGCGTCATGCGGCCCGGGTGCTCGATGAGCGACTCGACCCCGCCGAGGGACTCCCCGAGCGTGAAGACCTCGGTGCGGCCGCACACCTCGACGGCCTTGGCCTCGCCGTCGACGAGGCGGAACGACACCATGCCGCCGTACGCCCGCATCTGCCGGCTCGCGATGTCGTGCCCGCGGTGGCCCGGCAGCCCCGGGTAGAGCACCTCGCTGACGGCCGGGTGGCGGGTCAGCAGCTCGACGACCCGCTCGGCGTTGGCGCAGTGCCGGTCCATGCGGACGCCGAGCGTCTTCGCCCCGCGCAGGACGAGCCAGGAGTCGAAGGGGCCGGGGACGGCCCCGGCCGCGTTCTGGTGGAACGCCAGCCGCTCCCCCAGCTCGGCGTCGCGGACGACGAGGGCACCGCCGACGACGTCGGAGTGGCCGCCGAGGTACTTCGTCGTGGAGTGGATGACGACATCGGCGCCGAGCGACAGCGGCTGCTGGAGGTAGGGCGACGCGAAGGTGTTGTCCACCAGCACCTGCGCGCCGTGGTCGGTCGCGATCTGCACGACTGCGGCGATGTCGACGACCGAGAGCAGCGGGTTGGACGGCGTCTCGACCCAGACCAGCTTGGTACGCCCCGGCCGGACCGCCGCGCGCACCGCGTCGAGGTCACGCAGGTCGACGGGGTCGTACTCGACGCCCCAGGGCGCCCACACCTTGGCGAACAGCCGGTAGGTGCCGCCGTACGCGTCGTTCGGGACGATCACGTGGTCGCCGGGCCTCAGCAGGGTGCGCAGAACGGTGTCCTCGGCGGCGAGGCCACTGGCGAACGCGAGGGCGCGCGAGCCGTCCTCCAGCGCTGCCAGGCACTCCTCGAGCGCGGTGCGGGTCGGGTTGGCAGAGCGGCTGTACTCGTAGCCGCCGCGCAGGCCGCCGACACCGTCCTGCTTGTAGGTGCTCGCCTGCACGATCGGCGGCACCACTGCGCCGGTCACCGGGTCGGGCTCCTGGCCCGCGTGGATCGCCAGGGTCTCGAAGCCGTGCCGCTCGCTCATGCCGCCACGCTACCTCCGGGGTGCGGGCCGGGAGCCGGGGGAAGACCCTGGAGCATGGCCGACGACGACACGTACGCCCGCTTCCGCGAGGCGGTCAACATGACCCCGCACCAGCTCGAGCAGTGGCTCGAGACCGAGGAGTCGCGCTCCGTCGGGATCGCCGGGGGCGAGAAGAAGTCAGCGCCCGGCGGCAAGGAGTCCACGGGACACGAGAGCGGCCGGCGGATCGTCGAGATCCTGCGCAAGGGGCGCTCGGACCTCGACGCCGACGACGAGGAGCAGATGGGCCGGGTCGTGGCCTACGTCCACCGCCACCTCGCGCAGCGCCCGACGAAGGAGGACGTCGAGGGCTCGCGCTGGAGGGCGTCGCTGATGAACTGGGGCCACGACCCGCTCAAGGACTAGCCCGGCTGCTCAGGCCTGGAGGCCCACCGGGCAGGAGACGCCCGTGCCGCCGAGACCGCAGTAGCCGTACGGGTTCTTCGCCTCGCTGAGGTACTGCTGGTGGTAGCCCTCGGCGTAGTAGAACTCGCCCGCGGGGCCGACCTCGGTCGTGATCGGCCCGTACCCCTTGGCGGCGAGGCGCTCCTGGAACGTCCCGCGCGTGCGCTCGATCGCCTCGCGCTGCGCCTCGCTGGTCCAGTACGCCGCGGAGCGGTACTGCGTGCCGACGTCGTTGCCCTGCCGGTTGCCCTGCGTCGGGTCGTGCGACTCCCAGAAGACCTTGGCGAGCTGCTCGTACGACACCTGCGCGGGGTCGTAGACGACCTGGACCGCCTCGGTGTGGCCGGTCAGGCCCGTGCAGGTCTCCTCGTAGGTCGGGTTCGGCGTGTAGCCGCCCTGGTAGCCGACCGCGGTGCTGTAGACGCCCGGGACCTGCCAGAACGCGCGCTCCGCGCCCCAGAAGCAGCCCATGGCGAAGTACGCGGTCTCGAGCCCCTCGGGGAACGGGCCCTCGACGGGCGTGCCGAGCACGGTGTGCGTCGACGGGACGGCGTAGGGGCGGACGGCGCGGCCGGGGAGGGCCTGCTCGCGGGTGACGGGGGCGGTCTTCAGGCGTCCGAACATGCCTGGTGAACGCTCGGCGGGCGTGCGGGATTCCAGCCCGGCGCCCGCCCGCCCCCCTTGACCGAACAAGGGCACCCAGTACGCCTCGGAGCGCCACTGGGGCACCCTGTTCACTCCGGGGGCCGCGCCTCCCGAGCGAACAAGGGCACCCAGTACGGCTCCCACCGCCACTGGGGCACCTTGTTCGATCCTGCGGGCCGCAGCCAGGACGACCTACCGCGCCAGGTGCGCCAGCAGGTCCTGCCGCGTGATGACGCCCACCGGGTCGCCGTCCGCGATGACCACCGCCGCGCCCGCGCTCTCCAGTGCCGCGACCGCCGCGGACACGGACTCCCCCGAGCCGATGATCGGCAGCGGCTCGGCCATGTGCTGCTCGAGCCGGTCGGCGAGCGAGGCCCGCCCGGCGAACAGCGCGTCGAGCAGGTCGCGCTCCGAGACCGAGCCCACGATCTCCGCGGCCTTGACCGGGGGCTCGGCGCGTACGACGGGGAGCTGCGAGACGGCGTACTCGCGCAGGATGTCGACCGCCTCGCGCACGGTCTCGCCTGGGTGCGTGTGGACGAAGGCCGGCGTGTCCGAGTGGTCCTTGGCGCGCAGGACGTCGCCGACGGTCGCCTCGGCGGAGGTCGACAGGAAGCCGTACGACGCCATCCAGTCGTCGTTGAAGATCTTCGAGAGGTAGCCGCGGCCGCCGTCGGGCAGCAGCACGACCACGACGTCGTCGGGACCCGCCGCGCGCGCGACCTCGAGCGCCGCGACCACGGCCATCCCGCACGACCCGCCGACGAGCAGCCCCTCCTCGCGCGCGAGCCGCCGCGTCATCGCGAACGAGTCCCGGTCGGACACGGCGATGATCTCGTCCGGCACCGCGGGGTCGTACGCGGTGGGCCAGAAGTCCTCGCCCACGCCCTCCACGAGGTACGGACGACCCGTCCCGCCGCTGTAGACCGAGCCCTGCGGGTCGGCCCCGATGACGCGCACGGCGCCGCCGGAGGCCTCCTTGAGGTAGCGCCCGGTGCCGGTGATCGTGCCGCCGGTGCCGACGCCGGTCACGAAGTGCGTGACGCGCCCGTCGGTCGCCTTCCAGATCTCGGGCCCGGTGGTCTCGTAGTGCGAGCGCGGCCCCTCCGGGTTGGAGTACTGGTCGGGCTTCCAGCCCCCGGGCAGCTCGCGCGCCAGCCGGTCGGAGACCGAGTAGTAGGACCGCGGGTCCGACGGCTCGACCGCGGTCGGGCAGACGACGACCTCCGCGCCGTACGCCTTGAGCACGTTGCGCTTGTCGACCGCGACCTTGTCCGGGCAGACGAAGACGCAGCGGTAGCCGCGCTGCTGGGCGACGATCGCCAGGCCCACGCCGGTGTTGCCGCTGGTGGGCTCGACGATCGTGCCCCCGGGCTGCAGCGCGCCGGACGCCTCGGCCGCCTCGATCATCCGCACGGCGATGCGGTCCTTCACCGAGCCGCCGGGGTTGAAGTACTCGACCTTGGCGAGCACGGTGGCGGCGATGCCCTCGGTGACCTTGTTCAGGCGCACCAGCGGGGTGCCGCCGATGAGGTCGACGACGGAGGCGGCGTAGTCCATGCCCACGAGCCTAGTTGCGCACCTCATACCGCCGACAGGGCAGGCACGGGCGCCGCACGGTGTTGGACAGGGCATGAAGCTCTGGACGCCGAAGCGCGTCCTCGTGACCAGGTCGGCGGCCGAGCGCCCGCACGGGCAGGAGATCGTCGCCCGCTGCGCGGCGGCCGGCGTGACCGACATCCAGCTGCTGCCCGGCGACCGGCTGCCGCGCACCGACGAGGGCGACCCCCGGGCGACGTACGCGCTGGCGAAGCAGACGCTCGCCGTCGTCGTCTCCCCGCCCTCCAAGCGCCGCCCCCAGCCGATCCCGCCGAGCGCGGACTGGCGCTTCGACCTCGCCGAGGGGTGCCCCGCGCACTGCCAGTACTGCTACCTCGCCGGCTCGCTGAGCGGCCCGCCGATCACCCGGGCGTACGCCAACCTCGACGAGATCCTCGGCGAGCTCGACGTCAAGGTCGGCGCCGGCACGGTCACGAGCGCGAGCCCGGAGCGCGCGCACGAGGGCACGACCTTCGAGGCGTCGTGCTACACCGACCCGCTCGGCATCGAGCACGTGACGGGCTCGTTATCCGCTGCGGTCAGGCACTTTGGCGCGCACGAGTTCGCGGGGCCGGTGCAGCTGCGCTTCACGACGAAGTACGCCGACGTCGACCCGCTGCTCGGCCTCGACCACCGCGGCCGCACCCGCGTGCGGGTCAGCGTCAACGCCGCGCCCGTCTCGACCCGCTTCGAGGGCGGTACGGCGCCCGTGGACGACCGGCTCACCGCCGCAGGCAAGCTCGCCGCGGACGGCTACCCCGTCGGCCTCGTCGTCGCACCGGTCATGCCGGTCGACGGCTGGCAGGAGGCGTACGCCGACCTGCTCGCCCGCGCCGCCGGCGCGATCCCCGCGACCGCGGACCTCACCATCGAGTGCATCACCCACCGCTTCACGCCGGGCTCGAAGGAGACCCTGCTGGAGTGGTACCCCCGCACCAAGCTCGACCTCGACGAGTCGCGACGCACGCAGAAGCGCACGAAGTTCGGCAGCGTCAAGCACGTCTACCCCAAGGAGACGATGCGCGAGCTGCGTGAAAGCCTCGAGGGGATGCTGGCCGAGCACCTGCCGCAGGCGCGGCTGCTCTACTGGACCTGATCCCGGGGAGGTCGGCATGCGGAGGCGGAGCGGGGCGCTCGCGGTCGCGGGCCTCGTCGGCGTGAGCGCCGCCCTGCGCGCGCTGGTCAGGGCCGAGGTGCGCCTCGCGCGGCGCAGGATCGGCCGGCTGTCCACGCCGTACGCCGCTGACGGGACGCACGGGGACGGTGCCGACGCGATCCGCCTCGCCGTGCTCGGGGACTCGAGCGCGGCTGGCCTCGGTGTCGCTGACGCACTGGAGCTCCCCGCGGTGCTCGTGGCCCGCGGGCTCGCCGCCGCGACCGGGCGCCGGGTGGAGCTGAGGACCTTCGCCGTCGTCGGCGCGCAGACCTCCGACCTCCGGCCGCAGGTCGAGGCCGCCCTGTCCGCCGGCGCCGAGGTCGCCGTCGTCATGACCGGCGCGAACGACGTCACCCACCGGGTGCGCCCCGAGGTCGCGGCGGCGCACCTGGCGGCGGCCGTCCGGGCCCTGCGGGCGGGCGGGTGCGCCGTCGTCGTCGGGACCTGCCCCGACCTCGGGACCGTGCGCCCGATCGCCCAGCCGCTGCGGACCTGGGCCCGGGTCGCGTCCCGTCGGCTCGCGGCCCAGCAGGCGGCGGCGACGGTGGCGGCCGGTGGCACCAGCGTCCCGCTCGGCGACCTGCTCGGCCGCGACTTCCACACCCGGCCGGGCGAGATGTTCAGCTCCGACGGCTTCCACCCGTCCGCCGCGGGCTACCGCGCCGTGGCCGAGGCGCTGCTGCCGGCCGTGCTCGACGTCCTAGGGGTCCGTACGCCGCAGGCCGGCGACCCGCTCGCGCAGCCGCTCGGCCACTGACGCCGGCGGGTCGAGCGCGAGCAGGTCCGCCCCGCAGACGGCCAGCTGGTCCGCCACGACCGGGTCGCCCAGCCGCGGCAGCGGCCGGGCAGGCTCCCCCTCCAGGCGCGCGGCGGCGTCCGCGAGCTCCTGCGCCACCGAGTACGCCGCGTCGGCGGGCGTGCGGCCGTCGGCGCCGGGCCGGGCGAGCGCGCTGAGCGCGGTCGTGCGCAGCCGGTCGACGGCGCGGCGCAGCTCGGTCTGCAGGTCCTCGGTCGCCACGGACCGATCCTGCCAGCCGCGTACTTGTGCAGCGGGGACTCCTGCAGGCACCCTCATGAGGACAGCGTCGTCACCCAGGAGGCATGCATGTCCCACGGCCACTCCGACGAGACCCACGCGCAGCTGATCTCGCGCATCCCGACCACGACGGGGCGCGAGGTGGGCGACTGGCTGCAGGCCCTCGAGGCCGGCCCGAGCCTGCTCCGCTTCGACGAGCGCGTGGAGTGGCTGCGCACCGAGCACGACCTCCCGCACGGCTACGCCGCCGCGATCGTGCACGAGCACGACCTGCGCCGGGCGCACCGCTCCTTCAGCTAGCACGGCCCTCCAGCGGGAGGTCCTGCCGGCTGGATTGGCCAACCTGCGACCGGGAACCCTGCCGAGCATGGACATCGGCTACACGATCATGGGTGAGCAGGCGGGTCCCCGGCAGCTGGTGCGCGACGCGGTCCGCTCCGAGCAGGTCGGCTACGACTTCCTCGTCTCCTCCGACCACTACTTCCCCTGGCTCGACAGCCAGGGCCACGCGCCGTACGCCTGGTCGGTGCTGGGCGCAGTCGCGCAGGCGACCGAGCGCATCCCGTTCATGACGTACGTGACCTGCCCGCTGTTCCGCTACCACCCGGCGGTCGTGGCGCAGAAGGCGGCGACGCTGGCGCTGCTGTCGGAGGGGCGGTTCACGCTCGGGCTCGGCGCGGGCGAGAACCTCAACGAGCACGTGGTCGGCCTCGGCTGGCCGCCGGTCGACGTGCGTCACGAGATGTTCACGGAGGCCCTCGAGATCATCAAGGGGCTCTTCGACGGCGGCTACGTGACGTTCCACGGCCAGCACTACGACGTCGAGTCCGCGAAGCTCTGGGACCTGCCCGACGAGCAGGTGCAGATCGGCATCGCGGTCTCCGGGCCGCAGTCGTGCTCGCTGGCCGGTGAGTACGCCGACCTGATGATCGCCACCGAGCCGAAGCCCGAGCTGGGCGAGCTGTTCGACGCCGCAGGCGGTGCGGGCAAGCCGCGCGTGGGTCAGCTGCCGGTGAGCTTCGGGCGCGACGAGGACGCGGCGGTGCAGCGCGCCCACGACCAGTTCCGCTGGTTCGGGCTGACGTGGAAGGTCAACGCCGAGCTGCCGGGGACGGCAGCCTTCGCGGCGGCGTCGCAGTTCGTGCGGCCCGAGGACGTGGCGGAGTCGATCCCGTGCGGGGACGACCCGGCGGCGATCGTCGAGGCGCTGAAGGCCTTCGACGAGGCGGGCTTCACGCACGTGGCGCTCTGCCAGATCGGCGCGGACACGCAGGAGGAGTTCCTCGCGTGGTCGGAGTCGGAGCTCCTGCCCGAGCTGCGCAAGGCGTTCCCGGGCACGAGGTCGCTGGCCCCGTCGTCCTGACCCTCCCCTGACAGATCCCTCCCCGTGATCATGCACGTCCTGGGGGTCCCAGGACGTGCATGACCACGCCGGGGCTCAGTGCAGGTCGGGGCAGCTGACCTGGGCGTTCCAGTCGGCGAACGTCCCGGCCACCTCGTGCTTCCACGCCCACACCGGCAGCTCGTAGACGAGCGGGCCGTCCCCGTCGAGGCGCAGCGGGCCGTTGAGCGGGACGCTGCCGAAGCGCAGCGGCTCGACGGTGCTCGCGTCCTGGTCGGCGTCGAAGACGAGGAACTCCGCGCCGACGAGCCGGTAGCGGCCGTGGTCGTCGGTGCGGTAGCGCAGCACGGCGGGGTGCGCCGGGTCGAAGCCGTCGACGACCTGCTGCCAGTCGACGAACGCGATGCCCTTCGCGCCGCTGCCGGCGGGGTCGGCCTCGCACTCGCCGGCCTGCTGGAAGCCGTCGGCGTACGCCCGGTCGAGGTCCTTGTCGTAGACGCCGTACGTGCTGGCGATCGAGGCGACGAGCGCGACGGTCTGCGGGTCGCGACCGTCCTTCTTGGCGGGCGCCGCCGAGGCGGGCGCGGCGAGCCCGACCGCGGTGGCGAGCACGGCGGCGGAGGCGGCGAGAGTGCGGGTGCGGGTGCGGTTCACGGGGTTCTCCTGGAGTCGGTGGTCCGAGGTCCAGAGCGTGTCCCCGCCCCCTTGATACGCACTTGTCAGGCACTTGCCGGGCGACCCCGAGCACGTCCAGGGGCCAGGACGTGCATGATCACGAGAGTCAGGAGACGGCGGAGAGCTGCTGCGTCCCCAGCACGCGGAGCAGCTGCAGGCGCTCGTACGACGCGCTGCCCGGCGCAGCCGTCAGCAGGATGAGCCGCTGCTCCTGCTCGGGGAGCACGAGCAGCTCCTGGTCCAGCACGAGCTCGCCGACCTCGCGGTGGATGATCCGCTTGGTCCGGCTCTGGTGCTCGGCGACCTCGTGGCGCGCCCACGCCTCCGCGAACTCCGGGCTGCGCTCCAGCAGGCGGCGGACGAGCCGCTGCAGCTGCTGGTCCTGCGGGTAGCGCCCGGACGCGGCCCGGAGCTCCGCCGCGCTGTCACGCGCGTAGCCGGGCCGGTCCGCGTGCGCGAAGCGGTCCTCCCCGCAGCCGACGAAGGTGAGCCAGACGAGGTTGCGGTCCTCCGGCGCCAGGCGCGTGAGGTCGCCGAAGAGCGCTGCTGCCAAGGAGTTCCAGACCAGCACGTCGCGGGCCGCGGAGATGACGAGCGCCGGGACGTGGTCGAGCCGGTCGACCAGCTGCAGGATGCTCTGCGGCACCTCGCGCGACATGCCGAGGCCCTGGCAGGCGCCGTACCCACCCAGCGCGAGCAGGTGGCTGCGCTCGGCCTCGGTGAGCTGGAGGGCGCGGGCCAGGGCCAGGAGCACCTGGCGCGACGGGCTCGGACGGCGGGCCTGCTCGAGGCGCGTGTAGTAGTCGACCGACAGCCCGGCCAGCGACGCGACCTCCTCGCGGCGCAGCCCGGGCGTACGACGTCCGCGGCCTGCCGGCAGCCCGACGTCTTCGGGTCGCACGGACTCGCGGCGGGTGCGGAGGAACTCCCCCAGCTCGGTGCTCACTCCCCCATCGTCGCTGGTCGCCGTCGAGGTAGCCAGGGCCTGGCAGACCCCGGCTCAGCCGGCCCGGGCCGAGCCCGCCTCTCCCGCTCCCGGCCGGAGCGGCGCAGGCTCGGCCCATGACCACCACCACCGCCCCCGTCCCCCTCCGCCTCGCCGTCGTCACGGGCAGCAGCCGCTCCGGCCGGTACGCGCCGGCCGTGACCCGCTGGTTCGTCGACGCCGTCGGCGACCGGGCGGACCTCGAGCTGGACGTGCTCGACGTCGCGGACCTCGAGCTCCCCGCCGACGGTCCCGCGCTCCCGCCCCGCTCCGGCCAGTACGACGCCCCGGCCGCCGCCCTCGCCGCGCGGCTCAGCGCCGCGGACGCCTTCGTGCTCGTCGTGCCGGAGTACAACCACGGCTACCCGGCCGCCCTCAAGCACGCGATCGACGCGACCTACTGGGAGTGGGCGGCCAAGCCGGTCGGGTTCGTCTCGTACGGCGGGGCCTTCGGCGGCGTCCGCGCGGTCGAGCAGCTGCGCCAGGTGGTCGTCGAGCTGCACGGGACGACCGTCCGGGACCAGGTGGCGGTCCCCGCGGTCTACGCGGCGTTCGACCAGGAGGGCCGCGCGCGCGGTGAGGTGCCCGTCATCGGCGACCTCGACGCCCTGCTCGACCAGCTGCTGTGGTGGGGGCGGGCGCTGCGGGCAGCGCGCGCCGAGGTCCCGTACGCCGCCTGAGGCTCGTGGTCATGCAGGTCCTGTGCGCCAGGATCTGCATGATCACGCGTGGGGCACCCGTCCCAGGATGTGCATGATCACGGGGAGGGGTGCGGGGAAGCACGGACGGGCCGGCCCCCCGAGGGGGACCGGCCCGTACGGGACCGACGCTGGTCCAGCGTCAGTCGTTGCCGCGCAGGATCGCGAGCAGGCGGAGCAGCTCGACGTAGAGCCAGACCACCGTCGCCAGGAGGCCGAAGGCCGCGAGCCAGGAGTAGCGCTCGGGCAGGCCGTTGCGGACGCCCTGCTCCACGAAGTCGAAGTCGAGCACGAGGTACGCCGCCGCGAGCGCCACGCCCGCCGCGCAGAGCAGCAGGCCGAGCCCGCTGACGCCGTAGAAGCCCCAGCCGCCGCCGACGCCGAACAGCGCGCCGACGAGCGAGGCGAGCGCGATGCCCATGTAGGCGAGGCCCGCCGTGGCGACGACCTTGACGAACTTCGGGGTCGCCTTGACGACGCCGGTCGCGTAGAGCGCGAGCATGGCGCCGAACGCCACGAGCGTGCCGATGACGGCCTGGCTCACGATGCCGGGCCAGCGGTCCTGGAACACGCTGCTGATGCCACCGACGAACAGGCCCTCGGCCGCGGCGTAGCCGAGC
This region includes:
- a CDS encoding cystathionine gamma-synthase translates to MSERHGFETLAIHAGQEPDPVTGAVVPPIVQASTYKQDGVGGLRGGYEYSRSANPTRTALEECLAALEDGSRALAFASGLAAEDTVLRTLLRPGDHVIVPNDAYGGTYRLFAKVWAPWGVEYDPVDLRDLDAVRAAVRPGRTKLVWVETPSNPLLSVVDIAAVVQIATDHGAQVLVDNTFASPYLQQPLSLGADVVIHSTTKYLGGHSDVVGGALVVRDAELGERLAFHQNAAGAVPGPFDSWLVLRGAKTLGVRMDRHCANAERVVELLTRHPAVSEVLYPGLPGHRGHDIASRQMRAYGGMVSFRLVDGEAKAVEVCGRTEVFTLGESLGGVESLIEHPGRMTHASAAGSPLEVPSDLVRLSVGIETADDLLADLEKALA
- a CDS encoding DUF3140 domain-containing protein, with the protein product MADDDTYARFREAVNMTPHQLEQWLETEESRSVGIAGGEKKSAPGGKESTGHESGRRIVEILRKGRSDLDADDEEQMGRVVAYVHRHLAQRPTKEDVEGSRWRASLMNWGHDPLKD
- the msrA gene encoding peptide-methionine (S)-S-oxide reductase MsrA: MFGRLKTAPVTREQALPGRAVRPYAVPSTHTVLGTPVEGPFPEGLETAYFAMGCFWGAERAFWQVPGVYSTAVGYQGGYTPNPTYEETCTGLTGHTEAVQVVYDPAQVSYEQLAKVFWESHDPTQGNRQGNDVGTQYRSAAYWTSEAQREAIERTRGTFQERLAAKGYGPITTEVGPAGEFYYAEGYHQQYLSEAKNPYGYCGLGGTGVSCPVGLQA
- a CDS encoding cystathionine beta-synthase, which encodes MDYAASVVDLIGGTPLVRLNKVTEGIAATVLAKVEYFNPGGSVKDRIAVRMIEAAEASGALQPGGTIVEPTSGNTGVGLAIVAQQRGYRCVFVCPDKVAVDKRNVLKAYGAEVVVCPTAVEPSDPRSYYSVSDRLARELPGGWKPDQYSNPEGPRSHYETTGPEIWKATDGRVTHFVTGVGTGGTITGTGRYLKEASGGAVRVIGADPQGSVYSGGTGRPYLVEGVGEDFWPTAYDPAVPDEIIAVSDRDSFAMTRRLAREEGLLVGGSCGMAVVAALEVARAAGPDDVVVVLLPDGGRGYLSKIFNDDWMASYGFLSTSAEATVGDVLRAKDHSDTPAFVHTHPGETVREAVDILREYAVSQLPVVRAEPPVKAAEIVGSVSERDLLDALFAGRASLADRLEQHMAEPLPIIGSGESVSAAVAALESAGAAVVIADGDPVGVITRQDLLAHLAR
- a CDS encoding SPL family radical SAM protein, whose translation is MKLWTPKRVLVTRSAAERPHGQEIVARCAAAGVTDIQLLPGDRLPRTDEGDPRATYALAKQTLAVVVSPPSKRRPQPIPPSADWRFDLAEGCPAHCQYCYLAGSLSGPPITRAYANLDEILGELDVKVGAGTVTSASPERAHEGTTFEASCYTDPLGIEHVTGSLSAAVRHFGAHEFAGPVQLRFTTKYADVDPLLGLDHRGRTRVRVSVNAAPVSTRFEGGTAPVDDRLTAAGKLAADGYPVGLVVAPVMPVDGWQEAYADLLARAAGAIPATADLTIECITHRFTPGSKETLLEWYPRTKLDLDESRRTQKRTKFGSVKHVYPKETMRELRESLEGMLAEHLPQARLLYWT
- a CDS encoding SGNH/GDSL hydrolase family protein, whose protein sequence is MRRRSGALAVAGLVGVSAALRALVRAEVRLARRRIGRLSTPYAADGTHGDGADAIRLAVLGDSSAAGLGVADALELPAVLVARGLAAATGRRVELRTFAVVGAQTSDLRPQVEAALSAGAEVAVVMTGANDVTHRVRPEVAAAHLAAAVRALRAGGCAVVVGTCPDLGTVRPIAQPLRTWARVASRRLAAQQAAATVAAGGTSVPLGDLLGRDFHTRPGEMFSSDGFHPSAAGYRAVAEALLPAVLDVLGVRTPQAGDPLAQPLGH
- a CDS encoding DUF4287 domain-containing protein, whose amino-acid sequence is MSHGHSDETHAQLISRIPTTTGREVGDWLQALEAGPSLLRFDERVEWLRTEHDLPHGYAAAIVHEHDLRRAHRSFS
- a CDS encoding LLM class F420-dependent oxidoreductase, coding for MDIGYTIMGEQAGPRQLVRDAVRSEQVGYDFLVSSDHYFPWLDSQGHAPYAWSVLGAVAQATERIPFMTYVTCPLFRYHPAVVAQKAATLALLSEGRFTLGLGAGENLNEHVVGLGWPPVDVRHEMFTEALEIIKGLFDGGYVTFHGQHYDVESAKLWDLPDEQVQIGIAVSGPQSCSLAGEYADLMIATEPKPELGELFDAAGGAGKPRVGQLPVSFGRDEDAAVQRAHDQFRWFGLTWKVNAELPGTAAFAAASQFVRPEDVAESIPCGDDPAAIVEALKAFDEAGFTHVALCQIGADTQEEFLAWSESELLPELRKAFPGTRSLAPSS
- a CDS encoding helix-turn-helix transcriptional regulator; protein product: MSTELGEFLRTRRESVRPEDVGLPAGRGRRTPGLRREEVASLAGLSVDYYTRLEQARRPSPSRQVLLALARALQLTEAERSHLLALGGYGACQGLGMSREVPQSILQLVDRLDHVPALVISAARDVLVWNSLAAALFGDLTRLAPEDRNLVWLTFVGCGEDRFAHADRPGYARDSAAELRAASGRYPQDQQLQRLVRRLLERSPEFAEAWARHEVAEHQSRTKRIIHREVGELVLDQELLVLPEQEQRLILLTAAPGSASYERLQLLRVLGTQQLSAVS
- a CDS encoding NADPH-dependent FMN reductase, with translation MTTTTAPVPLRLAVVTGSSRSGRYAPAVTRWFVDAVGDRADLELDVLDVADLELPADGPALPPRSGQYDAPAAALAARLSAADAFVLVVPEYNHGYPAALKHAIDATYWEWAAKPVGFVSYGGAFGGVRAVEQLRQVVVELHGTTVRDQVAVPAVYAAFDQEGRARGEVPVIGDLDALLDQLLWWGRALRAARAEVPYAA
- a CDS encoding Bax inhibitor-1/YccA family protein → MASRNPVFNRSAAFSQRGGYATFRDVPTPTPGSLEDMYRRPAASAVDMGRMTVDDAVMKTLISFVVLVGFAALGWFVPALAFVGMIVGLVLGLVVSFKQSTNPALVLGYAAAEGLFVGGISSVFQDRWPGIVSQAVIGTLVAFGAMLALYATGVVKATPKFVKVVATAGLAYMGIALASLVGALFGVGGGWGFYGVSGLGLLLCAAGVALAAAYLVLDFDFVEQGVRNGLPERYSWLAAFGLLATVVWLYVELLRLLAILRGND